One region of Baekduia soli genomic DNA includes:
- a CDS encoding response regulator, with translation MTKTILVVEDHDLNRQLLTMLVEGEGHRVIAAATITEVQQRLAEHQPDIILMDVNLPDGDGLDLVAELRRDPRFDGVRIYAVTAYLMGETQERAESAGCDGLFEKPIDTAKLLPVLHD, from the coding sequence ATGACCAAGACCATCCTGGTCGTCGAAGACCACGACCTCAACCGCCAGCTGCTGACGATGCTGGTCGAGGGGGAGGGCCACCGCGTCATCGCGGCGGCCACCATCACCGAGGTCCAGCAGCGCCTCGCCGAGCACCAGCCCGACATCATCTTGATGGATGTCAACCTGCCCGACGGGGACGGGCTGGACCTCGTGGCCGAACTGCGCCGCGACCCCCGCTTCGACGGCGTCCGGATCTACGCCGTGACCGCCTACCTCATGGGCGAAACCCAAGAGCGCGCCGAATCCGCCGGCTGCGACGGGCTGTTCGAAAAGCCGATTGATACCGCCAAGCTCCTCCCCGTCCTCCACGACTGA